From the genome of Candidatus Nitrosocosmicus oleophilus, one region includes:
- a CDS encoding methane monooxygenase/ammonia monooxygenase subunit B: MNKKSGNKPAMVFLIVTFIAGASILASIIALLPMADGHGVQAQLQSRFVRINDEAFSAQSLNTGDTLVVTGELQSLVNRPMRGWISLFSESTNAGNRWEFVSRDPPGNILEIQPQETVPYQIEAKALEPGIYHVHTQLNLANVGPGLGPGQTIQVVGEPILKPIPWNNIIYQSIIIAAGLGVTFATRPWQVI; encoded by the coding sequence ATGAATAAGAAGAGCGGCAACAAACCCGCTATGGTGTTTCTAATTGTAACCTTTATCGCAGGAGCATCCATATTAGCTAGTATTATTGCACTACTTCCAATGGCTGATGGTCACGGAGTTCAAGCTCAGCTTCAAAGTAGATTCGTTAGAATCAACGATGAAGCTTTTTCAGCTCAATCTCTAAACACTGGTGACACATTGGTAGTTACAGGCGAACTTCAAAGTTTGGTAAATAGACCAATGAGAGGTTGGATATCACTTTTCAGTGAATCTACCAATGCTGGAAACAGATGGGAATTCGTTAGTCGAGATCCACCAGGAAACATCCTTGAAATTCAACCACAAGAAACCGTTCCATACCAAATTGAAGCAAAGGCATTAGAACCTGGGATTTATCACGTTCACACCCAACTCAATCTTGCAAACGTAGGTCCAGGTTTGGGTCCAGGTCAAACTATTCAGGTAGTTGGAGAACCAATACTTAAACCAATTCCGTGGAACAACATAATATATCAGAGCATAATTATTGCTGCTGGGCTTGGAGTAACATTTGCTACAAGGCCGTGGCAAGTAATTTAA